The following are encoded in a window of Syngnathoides biaculeatus isolate LvHL_M chromosome 3, ASM1980259v1, whole genome shotgun sequence genomic DNA:
- the LOC133497615 gene encoding gastrula zinc finger protein XlCGF8.2DB-like isoform X2: protein MDSHTADTRRPLVPRRPHLREEQPEPPPVKEEEEERGIAQQAELGAPPAAGLLVKSEADGPREGEEEGGSEAERLAAPLSRDGDSSTWRSAGTHDGDNGDEEDSKGDVSFKCSRCDKVFGEKRNFKRHSRRPAGEKAFVCSLCGNMLRVKTQVVRHAAGHTGGKPYNCGKTFLEGGHLNAHARTHAGEEPFPCGSCQKGRLTAHAAEKPFRCRECDADFSDGSALARHARTHTGEKPFMCSVCRERFSQKGNLMTHMRTHTGEKPFPCSLCSERFSQKGNLKTHMRRHTGEKPFSCTWCQESFARQYQLYKHKCAARRST, encoded by the exons ATGGACTCGCACACAGCAG ACACCCGGCGGCCGCTTGTGCCGAGGCGCCCCCACCTCAGAGAGGAGCAGCCGGAGCCCCCCCCCgtcaaggaggaggaggaggagcgcgGCATCGCTCAACAAGCGGAGCTCGGCGCACCTCCGGCGGCCGGACTCCTTGTGAAAAGCGAAGCCGACGGTCCGcgtgagggggaggaggagggaggatcGGAAGCCGAGCGCCTCGCGGCTCCGCTCTCGCGCGACGGGGACTCGTCCACGTGGCGCTCTGCCGGCACCCATGACGGCGACAACGGGGATGAAGAAGACTCGAAAGGTGATGTGAGCTTCAAATGTTCTCGGTGTGACAAAGTGTTTGGCGAGAAGAGAAATTTCAAGCGTCACTCGCGCCGGCCCGCGGGGGAGAAAGCCTTCGTCTGCTCGCTTTGCGGCAACATGTTGAGAGTTAAGACGCAAGTTGTGCGACACGCGGCGGGGCACACGGGGGGAAAACCCTACAACTGCGGCAAAACCTTCTTGGAGGGGGGACACCTGAACGCGCACGCGCGGACCCACGCGGGGGAGGAGCCCTTTCCGTGCGGCTCGTGCCAGAAAGGACGTTTGACGGCGCACGCGGCGGAGAAACCCTTCCGCTGCCGTGAGTGCGACGCTGACTTCAGCGACGGCTCGGCGCTGGCTCGGCACGCGAGGACGCACACGGGCGAGAAACCCTTCATGTGTTCCGTTTGCCGCGAGAGGTTCTCCCAGAAGGGCAACCTGATGACCCACATGAGGAcgcacacgggcgagaagcccTTCCCGTGCTCGCTTTGCAGCGAGCGCTTCAGCCAGAAGGGAAACCTGAAGACGCACATGAGGAGgcacaccggggagaaacccTTCAGCTGCACTTGGTGCCAGGAGAGCTTCGCCCGCCAGTACCAGCTGTACAAGCACAAATGTGCGGCCCGGAGGAGTACGTGA